One Glycine max cultivar Williams 82 chromosome 8, Glycine_max_v4.0, whole genome shotgun sequence genomic window, CGTTAATTATCCTTTTAATGGCAGGAGTTTAAGGGAGGTCAACGGTCCTGACTCAACATTTAATCATCCTGAAGTCAAAGTGTATGTAGAAAAAAATCAGgtattaaattcttatttcaaATGTAAAAATCcccttaattattattattatttcaattgtaACTATATTGGCCTCTTAATTGTTTCATGAATTGGGTATAATTTTCAGGTCATAATGGAAAATGGCATCATTCGGGTCAGTTTGTCAAAACCGGAGGGCACTGTCCTAGGAATATCATACAATGGAATAGATAATGTGCTTGAACGTCGCaacaaatttaataatagaGGGTATACCTACGACGTCTTTAATTATATtcactaattaattttcttttaaatcatcgccttttcaattaaattaaagttgAGATTTTctaagactaaaactaaaaaattaataaagttgaagttatgatttaattaacagACATTCGTGTTTGCAGGTATTTTGACATTGTCTGGAATGCACCGGGAAGCACTTCCAAACTTTGGGGGTAAACCTTTCTCCACAAgttgttgttgatttttttttctttccaaaaatatgttttttccgTTGTAAAATTGGTAATGTTTGGATTTTATCTTcgtgaaatattttgtttgttttttttcttagaaaattataatatcTTATTTTGATCCAAAGTAAGGTTTAGATGAATCTAAGGATATGTCAAGAATTTATTGAAGTTCAAAatcatcataaattataaaaaacataatttatggattattttttttgcaatttatgactgattttcttcatttttagtggtttttctgtaatttttagtaatttttaacctcaaattatatatatatatatatatatatttataattttccatTACTAATTTCTGAGGTTGATAAATTTTAGTTACAAAGTTTTGataatttacatataaattaGTCTAtcgttaatttttatattttaaaatatataaatcatttaattGTTTAAGGACTGCATTGATAAAagacatattttatataataatattgaaagtataattttttttagatataaaaatcaTGAGAGTGGAATCCAAGTGACTAATCTATtatctataactattaataaagataattatcttttttggtgtacatattttttattaatttaatatatatatatatatatatatatatatatatattataattatttttattttctttatgaacCTTTAAGATATAATTGTTGTCACTTTCCTAAAAAAACTGTTACCGCCATTTCTATAAAAACTCTTCTACTAATTTCtttaactacttttttttttttttaaacaaagataggggcacgaagtgtctcctatttaattattaataagacAATTATTTCGTTtggtatacatattttttatttctaaattgcccttcaatatatataattgttctTATTTCTTTCCTAAACCTTTAAAATGTAACTATTGTTACTTTTCCTAAGAAAAACTACTACCCTTACTTTCttatactgttttttttttaaatagcgaTAGTAACACAAAATATCACTCTTtcaactaattattataataatgattaCCTCATTtgatatatacatattattatttacaaattacCCCTAACTGTTTTTTCCATTACTACttatccaaaaaagaaaaacgaaaaaaaaaatattaccactCTTATAACGTGAATACTTAAGTGTCTAACTATCGCACCAACctcaattattttgtaaatagtGAGCCACGAAGTACCTTATTTGCCCATAGTATTTATAATGTCATCACACACTTGTAACTTGCACCAAAAAATTCAAACACTTGGCAATAACAAAATCAAGTATCGACTAACTAACCAATCTCTATATCTCGGATCCACAGAATCCAAGGGAGTAAATTTTCTGTTATAGAAGCAAGTGAGAACCAAGTAGAGGTTTCGTTTACAAGAACGTGGGACATGGACAGCTCAAGTCTCCCCTTAAACATAGACAAAAGGTGAGTTTGTttatctggaaaaaaaaatcttagatacaattaatttttctcttatacttaatttttaacccttttgtatataaatttacatataagTTATACCTTTTTTATGAAATGTGTCCAATTTTGTAGGTATATTTTACGTAGAGGTAGTTCAGGATTATACATATACGCTATATTTGAGCATCCCAAAGATTTTCCTGCACTGGAGATAGATCACATTAGGATCGTTTTCAAGCTACAAAGGGACAGGTAAGTAGAAAAATATTACCATACAATATGCATgcacaaatataattataagtacttttttataataataaatacataaatgaaatatgtaaaactaataaaatctcATGTGCACAGGTTCCACTACATGGCTATAGCAGATGATAGGCAACGAGTCATGCCAACGGCAGAAGATAGATCTAAAGGGAGACGCCTTGATTTTGATGAAGCAGTTCTAATAACCAACCCTAGTAATCCAGAACTTCAAGGAGAGgtacatctttttcttttttaaaaatttgatcacATCTTTAATGGTCGGTTCTCTTTGTATGCTTGGAAAAGTTAATTCCaggaaaataatacttttttttaaaaaatcctttcataaaattgataagtattttaaaaataatatcgtatttaataattttgtcactttttttgttgtttatgcgcatgattttataattgaaagagTTTATTAATTGTTGGACTGAACTTTGATTAGGTTGATGACAAATACCAATATTCTTGTGAGAACAAAGACAATAAAGTTCATGGGTGGATTAACTTGGACTCCAATTCCAATGAATCTGTGGGCTTCTGGATGATAACACCAAGTAATGAGTTTCGTAGTGGTGGCCCAATTAAGCAAGGCCTCACTTCTCATGTCGGGCCAACCACACTCAATGTAAGTCCAAAACTACTTATCTTTCATTTCTTACCATACTCAAATCACAAAAAGGATAATAATTATTcatatgataatgataaaaattggGTTTATtctgtttatttaaaaaaaaacatcataaatCGTAAATTAcgtgtgaatttttttatataatttaaaaaggaaCATAACCAACTAAGATCAGCTTAGTGCAAGAATAGTTAAGATAGCATGCATGAAGTGAGAAGTTCAAATCTCAATATAACCTTTGTACatcattaaaacaaaaagagtAACAATATTATAGCATCAAAtctaatttaatgattttatttatgccTAGATACTTCATACCACTCATTACTCGGGGAAGGAGGTAACCATGGCATTAAAAGAAGGGGAACCCTTCAAGAAAGTTTATGGCCCTGTTTTTGCTTATCTGAACTCAGTTTCTAGTGGCCATGATTCACAAGCCCTATGGAGTGATGCTGTACAACAGGTGCTATATAACGAACAGCACTTGAATATACCATTAAAAGTGTgctcattaaaatttaatttgactgatttttttttccttgatttGTAATTTGTTTCACTTATTTAGCTGTCTGAGGAAATCAAAAGTTGGCCTTATGATTTCCCTAATTCAGAAGAATTTTTCCCAGCCAATAAACGAGGAAGGGTGGAAGGAAGATTACTAGTCCAAGACCGGTACATGTTCATGAATTatctaattctattttataaattttataatgataGAAAAGAGCTAATGTTCCTTATCTTTACCTCCAGGCACATTCAGGGAGGGAATTTTGTATATGGCGACAATGCTTATGTTGGTTTGGCTCTTCCGGGAGATGTGGGATCATGGCAAAGACAAAGCAAGGTATTTATGCTAATGAAATTTAGTTTCTATTACATTCCAATCTTAGTGGCatcattgaattaaaaaaaaaaatctagtcaTTGAGacacaaggttttaaaaaatagtctACAATCATGATTCGGGTTGTAATAtcaagattttttaattttttgtaatcatAAGGCAACCACAATTTGAATCGTATTAGTCAAGTATTTGTCTGTAATTTGTCGCAATATCAATAAATGTGACcgatatttaaaaccttgatgaAACACTAAAATTACGTGATATTACCAATGTTTACTTACAGGGTTACCAATTTTGGACTGAAGCTGACAAAGTAGGTCAATTCACAATTGAAAATATTCTACCGGGGGACTATGATTTATATGCATGGGTTCCTGGCATTTTTGGGGACTATAAACATAACACTACTATAACCATCACACCAGGTACACAATTTTTCACAAATTTCTCATAAGATTGTTAGGTGACAGGTTAATTAGTCTTCCTCACGAATCTAAATCATTCTTGTTAACATGTTTGTACTCTATTGTAGGTTGTGTTATCCAATTGGGTTCACTAATATACCATCCACCAAGAAATGGACCTACCATATGGGAAATTGGCATTCCAGATCGCTCTGCTGCGGAGTTCTATGTTCCAGATCCTTATCCTAACCTCATCAACCGATTATACATTGGGAAACCAGCACACAAGTTAGCCCAAAACTCAATCAATAATGATTGCTTATGCTTTTGATCCGTttactattttctgttttatCTTAACATTCCTACATTGACAGGTTTAGACAATACGGATTATGGCAGCGTTATACCGAGTTATACCCAAGTCAGGACCTCGTTTATAATGTTGATGTCAGTAATTATAGTAAAGATTGGTTTTATGCTCAGATTCCCAGgtaaattttctaataattgTGAAAGCTATTCCCTGTTGAAAAAATAGGTTATGcactaattttatatcattattgaatcataaattattaagtataataaatttattaacttttaaaataattactttaaatatcACATCATGATTTAATTAGTTGAAGGATACCAATTTTTATAGTAACAGTGCAGAACGGTTAAActtattaatttatgttaacTCTAAATTCCAATTCATGCAGGAACATAGGAAACAACACATTTAGCCCAACAACATGGGAGATTAAATTCCATCTCCCATTTGTTATAAGAGGCACCTACACACTGCAACTTGCCTTGGCCTCAGCTACTCGTTCTAACTTGGTGGTAAATGACGATAGTCTTACTTAACTGATAAGTGTTTATAGTAGGGGTGTTTATATAAACTAGTTTGAACCAAACCGTTTTCAGActgaattaattttgaatcGAATTGGTtcgattaaataaaacaagctgATTTTCAAATAAGTTTGGTTCAAACCGAGTTGGTTTTAAAACTGATTTGATTCACTTAATAacattgttttttataaaaaaaattgtttgtaaaCTAGTTCAAAActgattcaatttttaaataatttcaaaaatcaGTCCTCAAATTTGACTTAAAAATCGAATTTAAACAAGTTTAAAATCGGTTcagtttgattttttctttgaacTGGTTTTTGCACATCCTAGTTTATAGTTGTTGAGCTTGGTATGACCATGATCATTTCATTAACACTGATATGGCTTATTAATTTAGGTTCGGCTCAATAACCCTGTGGCTCGTCCTCCACACTTCTCAACGGGATTAATAGGCCGAGACAATTCCGTAGCAAGACATGGCATCCATGGATTGCACAGGCCTTACAGCATTGAAGTACCAAGCTATCTATTGGTGGAAGGAACCAACACCATCtatttgaggcaatcaaaaggtCTAAGTCCTTTCCTAGGAGTTATGTATGACTACATCCGTTTGGAAAGACCTGAAACTTAGAGGATTTAACCGTGCTAAAGGCTCTGGTTAAATTGTCATTATTAGTCTTACAATGAATTGTTAGTTTTTCATTTCAGGTTTTCAGTTATTGATTATGTAGGTAATATAGGCTGGTTAGCAGCATTGATTTATAGAATACAATTCTTCAATTTATTGGATAGCAGCATTGatttatagaataaaattcTTCAATTTATTGGATAGCAGCATTGATTTATAGAATACAATTCTattctttgattaattattcaaattgaTTGGTTACACATGACTGTTTCATTGCCATCAGTTCCATTTTACTTaggttatttttttacaaattagctaaaagttaaaaagttaattgaaaatttaagatGTAACTTGCTAAATTATAAGTAGTCCGTAAAATTAGTTTGTTGAAATtactaaataatataaaataacagaaaaaataaattataatttatttttaaaataattaaaaaaattgataaatatattaaagataaaaagagaaaaagtataAAGAAATTAGAAgccaactttttaaaaaaactaaaaaccactaagaaatttatttatccAACTGTCAAAGCTTTTCACCTAGTAAAGAATGAAAAACTAATTGAAATTTATGTTCTTGCACTTTTTTGTGGAGATGTATGCATCTCAGTGAGAATACCAAATACGCTTAAACTGCGGTAAACCTCCGAAGATCAagatctttttaaaaatatctttagttaattaaaaagGCTTACACTAGCAATCCATAAAGGATTGAACCGTAAAAACGagaatagaagaaaagaaataacagTCTCTACTAAGAAACAAACCGTGCTTGGCAAGCAAAGGACTGAAGGAGTCAAGTCAGCCAATTGGTTAGACTCTCCACAAACATGCAGAAAAAAGGCATTGATGAAATTTATCCTTCAATTTGCAAATCTCCTCTCTTAACTCATGAAACTGAGTATGTTGTGAATGGTCTTCAATAATAATCTTGACTCCACCATCAAATTTTGAATAACATTATCACACAGAGCAGTTACCAAGCCTTCGAGAATAAGCTTGGACAAAATTTCCCATGCTACTATGAATAACTCCACCACAAGAAGCAACACCTGCCACTTGAGCAGAATTGGCCCTAGTGTAAAACAGCTAAAATTTGAACTTTGGGTCtaccaatatttattattaattttttaaagtaaaaaatatcacACATGTTAATTAAAAGACCttacatattattattttctttaaagtaaaaaaatatattttaatttttattctaggTCTCATTTTCTATTGGACCGACACTTCAGTTGAGATTAAAAATTTCACTAGGAGAATAGCTCCAAGTATTTGTATTGTAGCATCACTAACAACATCGTGTCCATTGGTTGCAGCACACAGGTATTCACAACTATTCTTCATGTCCGGAATTAGTGATTTGATCAAAATACTAATCAACATAGGCGGAGATATAAGGTGGGATAGATGATTAAGATCACTGTTCATGTTTTAAGGGTAATGAAAATATGTTGACCGTGTtggtatttaaatttgaataaaacaaaaacattttatctagTACTTTTATCCTGGTGtcacatttttttacataattttgaaatattcattgagagaaaattaaaataagttttctcatcatttattatcataaaaagGAGTGACAGAACagtctaaaaaatattataactataaaaatgaaaaaaaaaacatttttgtattttattaaaatatgtctCACCTTAAAcaagagatttttttattttatgtgtaaaaCTTTTTTAGACTAACGAAAGTCCTATATCACAAATAAGATTAGTCtttaattaagtaaattaaGAAACTGGTCTTTAactcgaaaaaaaaaacagtttcctttattttcatttaaggtTAAATTCGCATATTTTAGGTAGGATcaaaattatagtaaaaaaggcataaaataaaaatctaaatgtcttcttgaacaaaaaaaataaacttaaataaaaaacatattaaattgataaatcaAACGTTAGATTCATATAATTAGTAGTAAGTAAACAGAAGCTTCAAATTGCATTTAATCTAAAAGTTTGACGtgctgggttttttttttttccggggTTAAGAACACGGGTGTCTTCCAAATACacatatttaaaagaatattttagtaAGTACACTaacgaaaattatattttaataaattatactttgaatatattttaaaaccatTCAAAGCGCTCGACAGTAATTGATCGAGAACATTCATGGGCCATCAAGAAACTTCATTGGGAAATCGACGTTGCCCTCGATAGCAAGAAAGTGAAGAaactaatttctttttgaattttttatttattgaaaatcatacaAACCACATTCCCCGCTTCCTTTATAAGTAGCATACGTGAAGCACCGTATGCCTCATGGTCTCTACTCACTCTCTTGTGCCTTTGAGTTAAATCAATTCTCACTTTTAGTTCCTTCCCAATTAACTTATAGAACAGATTCAAATGGCAGTTCCACCAGAAATGGAGCATCCCAGGAAGGCTTTTGGATGGACAGCTAGAGACACATCTGGGGTTCTCTCCCCTTTCAAGTTCTCAAGAAGGTGCATGTAGTACTCATttcttcaattatatttttattattgggtCAGTTTAAAATCATGTTTATGATATCACCTGTTAATTAAATAGAATTAGTATCTAATGCTTATAAATTTCAGTTAAATTAACCGGATTTTGTTATAATGGGGCAGGGAAACAGGAGAGAAAGATGTAGCATTCAAAGTATTGTACTGTGCTATATGTCACTCGGACCTCCATATGTTGAAGAACGAATGGGGCATTTCCACTTATCCTCTAGTACCCGGGTATGCTTCGTATTATTATGTTAGAGCATTTCCAATTCATAGTTACATAGATGGATTACTCATCTTAATTTTATGggcttataattatataaatttaaatattttatgcaaaaatttacttcaatgttatcatatttgttaaagtaagtgactaattttattttgtgggtcttataatacttaaaaaaatgttatttataatataaatattataaatattagttgtttatataaatagtgatatttatataaacaacttTCATGTCAtctatttcaataaaatatataaaaaaagtaaagcaATTTTCCTTAAAGTTAATCAACTTATGTTGgagatgctttttttttttttcagtcaaCACAAGTTGTAGATGCTCTTACCATATTTAAAGGTTAATAtacatattgtttttatttaattttgacttttaaaaaaaatactctacaATGCATATTAATCTTTGAATATGGtaatttcaaaactaatttattaaaatttaaacatgtacTTAATGATCTTgtgcaaattaattttaatctaataattaatttagtgaaacttttaatatataacCTAACCAATGATGTTCgatgattttgaaaaatgacATCTAGCTAATTTCTAAAGGTTTAATAAACTAACAttcactttttgtttttctaattttttgttttgtttatgatTTTGGTGAAATTCTGAATTTACTTTAGAACGAAGCCAAACAGGGTTTTggtgttttgaatttttcaagCATCACAAGCATTGCATTGTTCTTTTCA contains:
- the LOC100792575 gene encoding rhamnogalacturonate lyase B, producing the protein MENGIIRVSLSKPEGTVLGISYNGIDNVLERRNKFNNRGYFDIVWNAPGSTSKLWGIQGSKFSVIEASENQVEVSFTRTWDMDSSSLPLNIDKRYILRRGSSGLYIYAIFEHPKDFPALEIDHIRIVFKLQRDRFHYMAIADDRQRVMPTAEDRSKGRRLDFDEAVLITNPSNPELQGEVDDKYQYSCENKDNKVHGWINLDSNSNESVGFWMITPSNEFRSGGPIKQGLTSHVGPTTLNILHTTHYSGKEVTMALKEGEPFKKVYGPVFAYLNSVSSGHDSQALWSDAVQQLSEEIKSWPYDFPNSEEFFPANKRGRVEGRLLVQDRHIQGGNFVYGDNAYVGLALPGDVGSWQRQSKGYQFWTEADKVGQFTIENILPGDYDLYAWVPGIFGDYKHNTTITITPGCVIQLGSLIYHPPRNGPTIWEIGIPDRSAAEFYVPDPYPNLINRLYIGKPAHKFRQYGLWQRYTELYPSQDLVYNVDVSNYSKDWFYAQIPRNIGNNTFSPTTWEIKFHLPFVIRGTYTLQLALASATRSNLVVRLNNPVARPPHFSTGLIGRDNSVARHGIHGLHRPYSIEVPSYLLVEGTNTIYLRQSKGLSPFLGVMYDYIRLERPET